A single region of the Bacteroides luhongzhouii genome encodes:
- the corA gene encoding magnesium/cobalt transporter CorA: MKNNLLSEKLIYTGDSHTPTHLHLCTYNATEMQESANDTFQTIKGTLTSDRINWLQIHGMKDTETIREICSHFEIDFLVLQDILNADHPTKIEEHDKYIVLILKIFYPNEHKEDNDLDELLQQQVCLILGNNYVLTFLEKETDFFDDVSSALRNDVLKIRSRQTDYLLSVLLNSIMGNYISTISSIDDALEDLEEELLTITSGDDIGIQIQSLRRQYMLMKKSILPLKEQYIKLLRAENQLIHKVNRAFFNDVNDHLQFVLQTIEICRETLSSLVDLYISNNDLRMNDIMKRLTIVSTIFIPLTFLVGVWGMNYKWMPELEWQYGYLFAWIVMAIIGIIVYLYFRKKKWY, encoded by the coding sequence ATGAAGAATAATCTGTTAAGCGAAAAGCTTATTTACACAGGAGACAGTCATACTCCTACCCACTTACATCTTTGTACTTACAACGCTACCGAGATGCAGGAAAGTGCTAATGACACCTTTCAAACCATCAAGGGAACACTGACCAGCGATCGGATCAATTGGCTACAAATACACGGAATGAAAGATACAGAGACTATCCGTGAAATTTGCAGTCATTTTGAAATAGACTTCCTAGTCCTGCAAGATATACTGAATGCGGATCATCCGACCAAGATAGAAGAGCATGACAAATACATCGTCCTGATCTTAAAAATATTCTACCCCAACGAACATAAAGAAGACAACGACCTGGACGAGTTGCTCCAACAGCAAGTCTGCCTCATTCTAGGTAATAACTACGTACTTACTTTCCTCGAAAAAGAAACCGACTTCTTCGATGATGTCAGTTCCGCCCTTCGTAATGATGTCCTGAAGATACGCAGCCGCCAAACCGATTATCTACTTAGCGTGCTGCTCAACAGCATCATGGGAAACTATATTTCAACAATCTCTTCCATTGATGACGCACTCGAAGATTTGGAAGAAGAACTGCTCACCATCACCAGCGGCGATGACATTGGTATTCAGATTCAGTCATTACGACGCCAATATATGCTGATGAAAAAATCCATCCTTCCACTAAAAGAACAATATATAAAGTTACTGCGGGCAGAAAACCAGCTCATTCACAAAGTGAACCGTGCCTTTTTCAATGATGTGAACGACCATTTGCAATTTGTATTACAAACCATTGAGATCTGCCGGGAAACTCTTTCCTCATTAGTCGATCTGTACATCTCCAACAATGATTTACGTATGAACGACATCATGAAGAGGTTAACCATCGTATCCACCATCTTTATCCCTTTGACATTTCTGGTCGGAGTATGGGGAATGAATTACAAATGGATGCCCGAGCTCGAATGGCAATATGGGTATTTATTTGCCTGGATTGTAATGGCAATTATCGGTATTATTGTATATTTGTACTTCAGAAAAAAGAAATGGTATTAA
- a CDS encoding glycosyltransferase family 2 protein, protein MNLQNSPLITIVTVSYNEVSTIEQTILSVINQTYSNIEYIIIDGGSVDGTVDIIKKYVSKITSWVSEPDKGIYDAMNKGILKAKGKWINFMNSGDCFYSNDVVSQLFLDKKYDDCCSVIYGDRISVYEKAKYLHKPSPLNDFPKRFPIFHQSTFISTPVMKEIMYDTNLKICADYNFFYQKWKQGDNFTYVEKTISVCECENGASTLYKNDMKRIKEDMFIKYGRVNFLCKIVLVKVRFFSFIKILYSSVFPKSFERRKYLSLNRNPYMVKL, encoded by the coding sequence ATGAATTTACAAAATAGTCCATTAATAACTATTGTAACGGTATCATATAATGAAGTATCTACAATAGAACAAACAATTCTTTCTGTTATTAATCAAACGTATTCTAATATTGAATACATTATTATTGATGGAGGTAGTGTGGACGGAACGGTAGATATAATTAAAAAGTATGTAAGTAAAATAACTAGTTGGGTTAGTGAACCTGATAAGGGGATTTATGATGCTATGAATAAAGGGATTTTAAAAGCAAAAGGAAAATGGATAAACTTTATGAACTCTGGTGACTGCTTTTATAGTAATGATGTTGTAAGTCAGCTTTTTCTGGACAAAAAATATGATGACTGTTGTTCTGTAATTTATGGTGATAGAATTTCAGTTTATGAAAAGGCTAAATATTTACATAAGCCATCTCCTTTAAACGATTTTCCCAAAAGATTCCCAATTTTCCATCAATCAACATTTATATCTACGCCAGTAATGAAAGAAATTATGTATGACACAAATTTGAAAATTTGTGCTGATTATAATTTTTTTTATCAAAAATGGAAACAAGGGGATAATTTTACTTATGTAGAAAAAACTATTTCTGTATGTGAATGTGAAAATGGTGCATCTACGCTTTATAAGAATGATATGAAGCGGATAAAAGAGGATATGTTTATAAAATATGGCAGAGTGAATTTCTTGTGTAAGATAGTTTTGGTGAAAGTGCGATTTTTTTCGTTTATTAAGATTTTGTATTCTTCCGTATTTCCAAAATCTTTTGAGCGTAGGAAATATTTGTCACTCAATAGAAATCCTTATATGGTTAAACTGTAA
- a CDS encoding endonuclease MutS2, which yields MIYPQNFEQKIGFDQIRQLLKDKCLSTLGEERVTDMTFSEQHEEVEEKLNQVTEFVRIIQEEDGFPDQFFFDVRPSLKRVRIEGMYLDEQELFDLRRSLETIRDIVRFLHRNEDEEENDTPYPSLKRLAGDIAVFPQLIGKIDGILNKYGKIKDNASTELARIRRELASTMGNISRSLNSILRSAQSEGYVDKDVAPTMRDGRLVIPVAPGLKRKIKGIVHDESASGKTVFIEPAEVVEANNRIRELEGDERREIIRILTEFSNVLRPSIPEILQSYEFLAEIDFIRAKSYFAIQTNSLKPAVENEQLLDWTMAVHPLLQLSLAKHGKKVVPLDIELNQKQRILIISGPNAGGKSVCLKTVGLLQYMLQCGMLIPLHERSHAGIFSSIFIDIGDEQSIEDDLSTYSSHLTNMKIMMKNCNERSLILIDEFGGGTEPQIGGAIAEAVLKRFNQKGTFGVITTHYQNLKHFAEDHEGVVNGAMLYDRHLMQALFQLQIGNPGSSFAVEIARKIGLPEDVIADASEIVGSEYINADKYLQDIVRDKRYWEGKRQTIRQREKHMEETITRYQTEMEELQKSRKEIIRQAKEEAERMLQESNARIENTIRTIKEAQAEKEKTRQARQELTDFRTSLDALASKEHEEKIAQKMKKLKEKQERKKNKKNEPKAVVSSPSSAPKVVPIAVGENVKIKGQTSVGQVMEISGKNATVVFGSIKTTVKIDRLERTNNAPKTEGIAKSTFVSSQTHDQMYEKKLSFKQDIDVRGMRGDEALQAVTYFIDDAILVGMDRVRILHGTGTGILRTLIRQYLATVPGVSHYADEHVQFGGAGITVVDFD from the coding sequence ATGATATACCCTCAAAATTTTGAGCAAAAGATAGGATTCGACCAGATCAGACAGTTACTAAAAGATAAGTGTCTTAGCACTTTAGGCGAAGAAAGAGTCACAGATATGACCTTTTCGGAGCAACATGAAGAAGTTGAGGAGAAATTAAACCAGGTAACAGAGTTTGTCCGCATCATCCAGGAAGAAGACGGATTTCCCGATCAATTTTTCTTTGACGTCCGTCCCTCACTAAAGCGAGTGCGGATAGAAGGAATGTATCTGGACGAGCAAGAACTATTCGACCTGCGCCGTTCATTAGAAACCATCCGCGACATTGTACGCTTTCTCCACCGAAATGAAGATGAAGAAGAGAACGACACCCCCTACCCCAGCCTGAAACGACTGGCAGGAGATATAGCTGTTTTCCCTCAACTGATAGGAAAAATAGACGGTATCCTTAACAAATATGGAAAAATCAAGGATAATGCTTCCACCGAATTAGCCCGTATACGTCGTGAGCTTGCCAGTACGATGGGAAATATTTCCCGCTCGTTAAACAGCATCCTACGCAGCGCACAATCCGAAGGATACGTAGATAAAGACGTAGCTCCCACTATGCGTGACGGACGTTTGGTGATCCCCGTCGCACCCGGACTCAAACGAAAAATCAAAGGTATTGTACACGATGAATCCGCCAGCGGAAAAACAGTGTTTATAGAACCGGCGGAAGTCGTAGAAGCCAACAACCGTATTCGCGAACTCGAAGGCGACGAACGGCGCGAAATCATTCGCATCCTTACCGAGTTTTCAAACGTGCTCCGTCCGTCTATCCCGGAAATTCTTCAATCATACGAATTTCTGGCAGAAATAGATTTTATCCGTGCGAAAAGCTATTTCGCCATACAGACCAACAGTCTGAAACCTGCCGTAGAGAATGAACAATTACTGGACTGGACAATGGCCGTACATCCTTTACTACAACTCTCACTTGCCAAACATGGAAAGAAAGTTGTACCACTGGATATAGAACTGAATCAAAAACAACGCATCCTTATTATATCCGGTCCGAATGCCGGAGGCAAGTCCGTCTGTCTGAAAACAGTCGGTTTACTGCAATATATGTTGCAATGCGGTATGCTCATCCCCTTGCACGAACGCAGTCACGCCGGTATATTCAGCAGCATCTTTATCGATATTGGTGATGAGCAATCTATTGAAGATGATTTGAGTACCTACTCTTCTCACCTGACCAATATGAAAATCATGATGAAGAATTGCAACGAACGGAGCCTCATCCTGATTGACGAGTTCGGTGGAGGTACGGAACCGCAAATTGGAGGTGCTATTGCCGAAGCCGTCCTGAAACGTTTCAACCAGAAAGGAACATTCGGAGTCATCACCACCCACTACCAGAATCTGAAACATTTTGCCGAAGATCATGAAGGAGTAGTGAACGGAGCCATGCTTTACGACCGCCATCTCATGCAAGCACTTTTCCAGCTACAAATCGGAAATCCCGGAAGTTCGTTTGCCGTAGAAATCGCACGAAAAATCGGGTTGCCGGAAGATGTCATTGCAGATGCTTCGGAAATCGTAGGAAGTGAATATATCAATGCCGACAAATACCTTCAGGACATCGTGCGCGACAAGCGTTACTGGGAAGGAAAACGTCAAACCATCCGTCAACGGGAAAAGCACATGGAAGAAACCATTACCCGTTACCAAACGGAAATGGAAGAATTGCAAAAATCACGGAAAGAGATCATCCGGCAAGCAAAAGAAGAAGCGGAACGGATGCTTCAGGAATCCAATGCACGCATTGAAAACACAATACGCACAATCAAGGAAGCACAAGCTGAAAAGGAAAAGACACGCCAGGCACGTCAGGAACTGACAGACTTCCGAACTTCTTTAGATGCGCTGGCTTCTAAAGAGCATGAAGAGAAGATTGCACAGAAAATGAAGAAACTAAAGGAGAAACAAGAACGGAAGAAAAATAAGAAAAACGAGCCGAAAGCCGTAGTCTCTTCCCCTTCAAGTGCTCCTAAAGTAGTACCGATTGCAGTAGGTGAGAATGTAAAAATCAAAGGACAGACAAGTGTCGGTCAAGTGATGGAAATCAGTGGTAAAAATGCGACCGTTGTTTTTGGAAGTATAAAAACGACCGTAAAAATAGACCGCCTGGAACGTACCAATAATGCACCCAAGACGGAAGGAATCGCCAAAAGTACCTTTGTCAGTAGCCAGACACACGATCAGATGTACGAAAAAAAGCTTAGCTTCAAACAAGACATTGATGTACGTGGAATGCGTGGAGACGAAGCTCTGCAAGCAGTCACCTATTTTATCGATGACGCCATATTAGTCGGTATGGACCGTGTACGTATCCTTCACGGCACAGGAACGGGAATACTTCGTACACTTATCCGCCAGTATCTGGCCACTGTACCAGGAGTCAGTCATTATGCCGACGAACATGTGCAGTTTGGCGGTGCCGGAATCACAGTAGTCGATTTTGATTAA
- a CDS encoding glycosyltransferase: MITVSIVTYKTDIEELSKCIHSLSTPFVSKIYIIDNSKEKYIENFCLNYANVEYIGSENMGYGAGHNQALRKVLNSSSIYHLVLNSDVYFEPDVLKCLADYMDSNEDVAQVQPNIIYPDGRIQYTCRLLPTPVNLIFRRFLPKKMIGKIDDRYLLRFNDHTQAMNIPYHQGSFMFFRTECFNKVGLFDERFFMYPEDIDITRRMHKYYKTIFWPGVTVVHAHRAASYKNKKMLKIHMINMIKYFNKWGWVFDKERRDWNKQLLKELSYNKKQ; the protein is encoded by the coding sequence ATGATTACAGTTTCTATTGTAACTTATAAAACGGATATAGAAGAGCTTTCGAAATGTATTCATTCATTAAGCACTCCTTTTGTATCAAAGATTTATATCATAGATAATTCAAAAGAAAAGTATATTGAAAATTTTTGTTTGAATTATGCTAATGTGGAATATATTGGTAGTGAAAATATGGGATATGGTGCAGGGCATAACCAAGCTTTGAGAAAAGTGCTTAATTCAAGTTCTATCTATCATCTAGTACTTAATTCAGATGTATATTTTGAGCCGGATGTATTGAAATGTTTGGCTGATTATATGGACTCAAATGAAGATGTGGCTCAAGTACAGCCTAATATTATATATCCCGATGGAAGAATACAATATACCTGTAGATTATTGCCTACGCCTGTTAATCTTATTTTTCGTAGGTTTTTGCCAAAGAAAATGATTGGTAAAATAGACGATCGATATTTGCTTAGATTTAATGATCATACCCAGGCTATGAATATACCTTATCACCAAGGTAGCTTTATGTTTTTCCGTACAGAGTGTTTTAACAAGGTAGGCTTATTTGATGAACGTTTCTTTATGTATCCTGAAGATATAGATATAACTCGACGTATGCATAAATATTATAAAACTATATTTTGGCCTGGAGTAACTGTTGTACATGCACATCGTGCTGCTTCTTATAAGAATAAGAAAATGCTTAAAATACACATGATTAATATGATTAAATATTTTAATAAATGGGGATGGGTATTTGATAAAGAGAGAAGGGATTGGAATAAGCAATTATTGAAAGAATTATCATATAATAAAAAACAATAG
- a CDS encoding O-antigen ligase family protein has protein sequence MIGYVFYFIYFALSFYVLVPFICKGKYIHLSMLPLLFFPHFNTTCFLKLGLTFSFFEIYLFVFSFLILLTGFSLKNVFRLNISGKIFGLFLIISILSILIAQFRIELGDLKPSTFYKESPVVRSFMSLNRLFVYPVLLSYIRSFYIRKNVDIPFYFKKYLAYSGIIPSIAVILQACGIECLLLFNNPSFSEGVEWKSPGRPFGLSYEASFYAFMCLFSFVGVYYAVRDNVISAFKGYVLYVLYAVGVLLCISRTGMLVFICFICLKNCSKLNFKRVVFVLLIIGLLSQINWMGFNMMDRLVSSFDFEADRSTVERWGSAEGLLNLAIHKSLFLGVGIYNYFYYVMPYIPSEMYHLMNYSNSDKVVSFNFILQLWAEWGGILFLFFFSFVFYKLYRIRKDGVMTDWFLYFFIISLSVQLMNFSLPFLILLYHSNYNASSLEENFKLRN, from the coding sequence ATGATTGGATATGTTTTTTATTTTATATATTTTGCATTGTCTTTTTATGTGTTAGTACCTTTTATCTGTAAAGGTAAATATATACATCTTTCAATGTTACCATTGCTTTTTTTTCCACATTTTAATACTACTTGTTTTTTAAAATTGGGATTGACCTTTTCATTTTTTGAAATTTATCTCTTTGTTTTTTCTTTCTTGATTTTGTTAACAGGCTTTAGTTTAAAAAATGTATTCCGATTGAATATATCTGGTAAAATCTTTGGCTTGTTTCTTATTATCTCTATTCTAAGCATTCTTATAGCACAATTTAGAATTGAGTTAGGCGATTTGAAACCGTCTACATTTTATAAGGAGTCACCGGTTGTTCGTAGTTTTATGTCATTAAATAGATTGTTTGTATATCCTGTATTATTGTCATATATTCGCTCTTTCTATATAAGGAAAAATGTTGATATACCTTTCTACTTTAAGAAATATTTGGCATACTCAGGGATTATTCCCTCTATTGCGGTTATATTGCAGGCTTGTGGAATAGAGTGCTTACTATTATTTAATAATCCTTCTTTTTCGGAAGGTGTGGAGTGGAAGTCTCCAGGCAGGCCATTTGGTTTGTCTTATGAAGCGTCTTTTTATGCATTTATGTGTTTGTTTTCTTTTGTGGGAGTTTATTATGCGGTTCGGGATAATGTAATTTCTGCTTTTAAAGGATATGTTTTATATGTCCTCTATGCTGTAGGGGTTCTTTTATGTATATCAAGAACTGGAATGCTTGTTTTTATTTGTTTTATATGTTTGAAGAATTGTTCGAAACTGAATTTTAAAAGAGTCGTTTTTGTATTGTTGATAATTGGATTGTTAAGTCAAATAAACTGGATGGGGTTTAATATGATGGATCGATTGGTATCTTCTTTTGATTTTGAAGCTGATAGATCTACGGTTGAAAGATGGGGATCGGCAGAAGGACTATTAAATTTAGCAATTCATAAGTCTTTGTTCTTGGGAGTAGGTATTTATAATTATTTTTACTATGTAATGCCGTATATTCCAAGTGAAATGTATCATTTAATGAATTATTCAAATTCGGACAAGGTTGTATCCTTCAATTTTATATTGCAATTGTGGGCAGAATGGGGAGGGATCCTCTTTTTGTTCTTTTTCTCTTTTGTATTTTACAAGTTATATAGGATAAGAAAGGATGGAGTAATGACTGATTGGTTTCTTTATTTTTTTATAATCTCTTTATCTGTTCAATTGATGAATTTTTCGTTACCTTTTTTGATATTGTTATATCATTCAAATTATAATGCTTCTTCGTTGGAGGAAAATTTTAAATTAAGAAATTGA
- a CDS encoding L-serine ammonia-lyase, with the protein MKSIKELYRIGTGPSSSHTMGPRKAAEMFLERHPDAASFKVTLYGSLAATGKGHMTDVAIIDTLQPTAPVEIVWQPKVFLPFHPNGMTFAALDNNDKVQENWTVYSIGGGALAENNDNPTIESPDVYGMENMTEILQWCEDTGKSYWEYVKECEEEDIWDYLAEVWGTMKDAIHRGLEAEGVLPGPLNLRRKASTYYIRATGYKQSLQSRGLVFSYALAVSEENASGGKIVTAPTCGSCGVMPAVLYHLQKSRDFSDMRILRALATAGLFGNIVKFNASISGAEVGCQGEVGVACAMASAAANQLFGGSPAQIEYAAEMGLEHHLGMTCDPVCGLVQIPCIERNAYAAARALDANLYSAFTDGMHRVSFDKVVQVMKQTGHDLPSLYKETSEGGLAKDYKQM; encoded by the coding sequence ATGAAATCGATTAAAGAGCTATACAGGATAGGCACAGGACCTTCCAGTAGCCACACTATGGGACCGCGCAAAGCTGCCGAAATGTTTCTGGAACGTCATCCGGATGCTGCATCTTTTAAAGTAACCCTTTACGGCAGTTTAGCTGCTACAGGCAAAGGGCACATGACGGATGTAGCCATTATAGACACCTTACAACCCACTGCCCCGGTAGAAATTGTATGGCAACCCAAAGTCTTTCTACCATTCCATCCGAACGGAATGACATTTGCGGCTCTGGATAACAACGATAAAGTACAGGAGAATTGGACTGTTTATAGCATCGGAGGCGGTGCACTAGCAGAAAACAATGACAATCCAACCATCGAAAGCCCCGATGTATATGGTATGGAAAACATGACTGAAATACTCCAATGGTGTGAAGATACCGGAAAAAGTTATTGGGAATATGTAAAGGAATGTGAGGAAGAAGATATATGGGACTATCTGGCTGAAGTATGGGGCACCATGAAAGATGCCATTCATCGTGGGCTCGAAGCTGAGGGCGTACTACCCGGACCACTAAATCTCCGGCGGAAAGCTTCCACTTATTACATACGTGCTACCGGATACAAACAATCCCTTCAATCCAGAGGACTCGTCTTCTCTTATGCTTTGGCAGTAAGTGAAGAAAATGCTTCCGGCGGTAAAATAGTAACCGCTCCTACCTGTGGTTCCTGCGGAGTCATGCCTGCCGTACTTTATCATCTTCAAAAAAGCCGTGACTTTAGCGATATGCGCATTTTACGTGCGTTAGCTACTGCCGGCTTGTTTGGCAACATCGTCAAATTCAACGCATCCATTTCCGGAGCAGAAGTAGGTTGTCAGGGAGAAGTAGGTGTTGCCTGCGCAATGGCTTCGGCTGCCGCCAATCAATTGTTCGGGGGCAGTCCTGCACAAATTGAGTATGCAGCAGAAATGGGCTTGGAGCACCATTTGGGAATGACTTGCGACCCAGTCTGCGGATTAGTGCAAATCCCCTGCATCGAACGAAATGCCTATGCGGCTGCACGTGCGCTAGACGCAAATCTTTATTCAGCCTTCACCGATGGTATGCACCGCGTCTCTTTCGACAAAGTAGTGCAAGTGATGAAACAGACCGGCCATGACCTGCCATCACTCTATAAAGAAACAAGTGAAGGAGGATTGGCCAAGGATTACAAACAAATGTAA
- a CDS encoding PepSY-like domain-containing protein — MWRFKFSAWAVVLLVTALSFGACDNDDDDTFVPPSNITEALKQVYPAAQNIEWEMKGAYYVADCWVSNDELEVWFDANANWVMTENELNSIDQLVPAVYTAFIDSKYNAWIVTDVYVLTFPQNPMESVIQVKQGSQRYSLYFTQDGGLIHEKDISNGDDTNWPPTE; from the coding sequence ATGTGGAGATTTAAGTTTAGCGCATGGGCAGTAGTGTTGCTTGTGACTGCCCTTTCTTTCGGCGCATGTGATAATGACGATGATGATACTTTTGTTCCGCCCAGTAATATTACGGAGGCCTTGAAACAGGTATATCCGGCTGCCCAGAATATAGAATGGGAGATGAAAGGTGCTTATTATGTAGCTGACTGTTGGGTGAGCAATGATGAATTGGAAGTCTGGTTTGATGCTAATGCCAACTGGGTGATGACAGAAAATGAACTGAACAGTATTGATCAGTTGGTGCCGGCTGTTTATACGGCTTTTATAGATTCTAAATATAACGCGTGGATAGTGACAGATGTATATGTGTTAACATTTCCACAGAATCCGATGGAATCTGTGATTCAGGTGAAACAAGGTAGCCAGCGCTACTCGCTTTATTTCACGCAGGATGGCGGATTGATACATGAGAAAGATATCAGTAATGGAGACGATACGAATTGGCCGCCAACTGAATAA
- a CDS encoding PepSY-like domain-containing protein — protein MKKILSLLVLALVAVQFSFAKDVITKDMNQLPLPARNFINSNFTKPQVAHIKIDKDMMESTKYEVLLMDGTEIDFDSKGNWEEVSAKKGQTVPVSIVPGFAVNYLKAHNFVNEGVTKVERDRKGYEIELSTGLSFKFDKKGKFIKADD, from the coding sequence ATGAAGAAAATTCTATCTCTACTTGTACTGGCTCTAGTAGCCGTGCAGTTTTCATTCGCAAAAGATGTGATAACTAAAGACATGAATCAGTTGCCGCTTCCGGCACGTAATTTTATCAATAGTAATTTTACAAAACCACAGGTTGCTCATATCAAAATTGATAAGGATATGATGGAATCTACCAAGTATGAAGTGTTATTGATGGATGGTACGGAAATTGATTTTGACAGTAAGGGAAACTGGGAAGAGGTAAGTGCAAAGAAAGGACAGACTGTTCCTGTTAGTATTGTTCCGGGATTTGCTGTCAACTACCTGAAAGCACATAATTTTGTGAATGAAGGAGTGACGAAAGTGGAACGTGACCGCAAAGGGTATGAGATTGAATTGTCTACCGGGCTTTCTTTCAAATTTGATAAGAAAGGAAAATTTATCAAGGCTGATGATTAA
- a CDS encoding glycosyltransferase family 2 protein, with product MQKKVSIVVCCYNQGKYLSEAIESILLQTYKEWECIIINDGSSDDTEKISLVYENRDRRIHYIYQENQGVCKARNNAIDAAQGEYILCLDADDKISNNYLELAVKELDDDPDVTVVACDYQYFGRDFRIKKLEPYSIEKLMGHNLFVNCSMFRKSDFIRVNGFNENMVAGLEDWDFWLSVLEDGGKVKYLDGVHFYYRIKPMKYSRNYSTKKRENFIKLREQMWRNHKELYSNVYSTPYYSEEYRQIANSIEYKIGKKVFAIFSFLISILKIR from the coding sequence ATGCAGAAGAAAGTTTCTATTGTAGTTTGCTGCTATAATCAAGGGAAGTATTTATCTGAAGCTATAGAAAGTATATTGTTACAAACCTACAAGGAATGGGAATGTATAATAATAAATGATGGTTCAAGTGATGATACAGAAAAAATTTCTCTAGTTTATGAGAATAGGGATAGGCGTATTCATTACATATATCAAGAGAATCAAGGGGTTTGTAAGGCTAGAAATAATGCTATTGATGCTGCTCAAGGTGAGTATATACTTTGTTTGGATGCTGATGATAAAATATCTAACAATTATTTGGAATTAGCTGTGAAAGAATTAGATGATGATCCTGATGTTACTGTGGTTGCATGTGATTATCAATACTTTGGAAGAGATTTTAGAATAAAGAAGCTTGAACCATATTCAATTGAAAAACTCATGGGGCACAATTTATTTGTTAACTGTTCCATGTTTAGAAAATCAGATTTTATTCGTGTTAACGGATTTAATGAAAATATGGTCGCAGGACTTGAAGACTGGGATTTTTGGTTAAGCGTTTTAGAAGATGGTGGTAAAGTGAAATACTTGGATGGAGTTCATTTCTATTATCGAATTAAGCCAATGAAATATTCCAGAAATTATTCCACTAAGAAGAGGGAGAATTTTATTAAATTGAGGGAGCAGATGTGGAGAAATCATAAAGAATTATATTCGAATGTATATTCAACTCCTTATTATTCGGAAGAATATAGACAAATTGCGAATTCTATAGAATACAAAATAGGCAAGAAAGTATTTGCTATTTTTAGCTTTCTTATTAGCATACTAAAAATAAGATAA
- a CDS encoding NAD-dependent epimerase/dehydratase family protein, with protein sequence MSYFIFGGSGFIGTHLIALIDNLYPGTKIYNLDIVENNHEGKSTYINCDVRSEINIDIPVTSEDVIFNFAAVHRTPGHPDQAYFETNIRGAENVCAFAEKFGIKKIVFTSSIAPYGAAEDLKTEETLPTPNTPYGISKLVAEKIHTIWQTKRPNERQLTIVRPGVVFGKGENGNFTRLYWGIRGGKFFYPGRKDTIKACIYVKELIRFMLYRLENHNEGVELYNCTYEPAFTIEQIVETMKKATGLQRTIVKVPGSLLMTVASIVGPLGGKALGICPARVKKLMISTNICGKKLADSGYKFHYTFEEAIKDWYRDNDNKYLR encoded by the coding sequence ATGTCCTATTTTATATTTGGCGGTTCCGGTTTTATCGGTACGCACCTTATTGCTCTAATTGATAATTTATATCCGGGTACAAAAATATACAATCTGGATATTGTGGAGAATAACCATGAAGGTAAATCTACATATATCAATTGTGATGTTCGTTCTGAAATAAATATTGATATTCCCGTTACTTCCGAAGACGTCATCTTTAACTTTGCAGCCGTTCATCGTACCCCGGGACATCCTGATCAGGCTTATTTTGAGACGAATATTCGTGGTGCAGAGAACGTATGTGCTTTTGCCGAGAAGTTCGGGATAAAGAAAATCGTTTTTACCAGTTCCATAGCTCCTTATGGTGCAGCTGAAGATTTGAAAACAGAAGAGACGCTTCCCACACCGAACACACCTTATGGAATTTCTAAATTAGTAGCTGAAAAAATACATACGATTTGGCAGACAAAAAGGCCGAACGAACGACAACTTACTATTGTTCGTCCAGGTGTGGTATTCGGTAAAGGGGAAAATGGTAACTTTACCCGTTTGTATTGGGGTATCCGTGGCGGTAAGTTTTTCTATCCGGGCCGTAAAGATACGATTAAAGCTTGTATTTATGTGAAAGAGTTGATTCGCTTTATGCTTTATCGTTTGGAGAATCATAATGAAGGAGTAGAGTTATATAACTGTACATATGAACCAGCTTTTACTATCGAGCAAATAGTAGAAACGATGAAAAAGGCGACGGGACTACAACGTACCATTGTCAAGGTGCCGGGAAGTCTTCTAATGACAGTTGCAAGTATTGTCGGTCCGTTAGGGGGAAAAGCTTTGGGTATTTGTCCTGCTCGTGTGAAGAAGTTAATGATTTCTACTAATATATGCGGAAAGAAACTGGCTGATTCGGGGTATAAGTTTCATTATACATTTGAAGAAGCTATTAAGGATTGGTATAGAGATAATGATAATAAGTATTTGAGATGA